The Syntrophotaleaceae bacterium genomic interval GTGCTTGGCCGCATCGAGCCGGACCGAAAACTCCAGCTGCCTGAAGATCAGGAAGCGGCCGCAGCCGAATTCCTGACCCTGCTGGGAAAGCATGGGCTGGTGGAGTTCCTGCCGGATGACGCCTTCATCGACCTGCCGCCGGAGGACACCTTTGACAAGGAGGATGATCTATGTGCGGACAAGTAGGCATCATCTTCGGTCAAAAGCGACGGCGCATTGCCGAGCGGGAATACCTGAACAAGGTCTTTATCCGCATGCTGCTCTGCAGTGAGGAGCGCGGTCCCCACGCCAGTGGAATGGCATGGCTCAGGACCGACGGGGACTTCCGGCTTTTCAAGCGTCCCATCCGGGCACACCGGCTGGTCAGGGAATCCACCTTTCACGAGCTGATGGCCGAGGTGGACAACCAGACCACCATCCTGATGGGGCATACTCGCTGGCGGACCCGGGGCAGCGAAGACAACAGCCGCAACAACCATCCGATCCGCTCCGGCATCATCATCGGCACCCATAACGGCACCATCTACAACGCCGATTACCTGTTCCGCAGGCTCGGCCTGCCGCGCTATGCCGAAGTGGACAGTGAGCTGCTTTTCCGGCTGGCCGACCGCTTTGCACCCGACGGAACCATCGACGGCCGAGGCTTCCGCAAAGCCCTGCGCCTGTGTCGCGGCCAAATGAGCGCCGTGTTGGCCTCACGACTCGATCCCGGGGCCATTACCGTCATCAAGGGGAACAAGCCGCTGTCGCTGCGTTACAGCCGCAAACACCGGGCGGTGCTCTACGCCTCCGAACCGGAATACATTGAAGCCGCTCTGGATGACCTGCGTGGCTGGCGCGAACTGGAAATTCCGCCGCTCACCATGCTGACCTTCCGCCATGAAACCCTCAAAGAGTGGCAGAGCCATCCCTTCAGATTTGTCTGTCAGGAA includes:
- a CDS encoding glucosamine 6-phosphate synthetase, encoding MCGQVGIIFGQKRRRIAEREYLNKVFIRMLLCSEERGPHASGMAWLRTDGDFRLFKRPIRAHRLVRESTFHELMAEVDNQTTILMGHTRWRTRGSEDNSRNNHPIRSGIIIGTHNGTIYNADYLFRRLGLPRYAEVDSELLFRLADRFAPDGTIDGRGFRKALRLCRGQMSAVLASRLDPGAITVIKGNKPLSLRYSRKHRAVLYASEPEYIEAALDDLRGWRELEIPPLTMLTFRHETLKEWQSHPFRFVCQERKGTLPEGVKA